The genomic interval CTACAGGTACCTGGTGCCGGCCACCCTGCTGAGCCTTGCGATAACCTTCTCTCTGGCCCTTCCCCTTCAGGGTGGGCTCGCTTGAGGAAGCTCTGGATAGATGTGGTCAACGAGGCTCACGCCAGGTTCTGGAGGAGGTTCCTCAGCAGGTACAGGGGCCCGGTCCTCCTGACGACCAGGAGGAAGGGTTCCCTGGTGGAGCTCCTGGGGAAGATGCTGCCAGGAATGAGCATCGCGCCCGTGGGGGAGTGGGGGGCGAGCGATCGTGAGAAGCTGCTCAGGTACGCTGAGAGGGTCGAGGCCCTGGCCCTCCTGCTCGAGGGAGAGGAGCCATGTGCAGCAGTATCGAAGGGCTCAGTTGAGCAGGCCAGGGTGGCCTTCGGCCTTGGCATACCCCTGGTGGCCATGAACGATAACGATCTGTCGCCCCACGTCGTCACGAAGCTCACCTTCCCCCTGGCGACCGTCTCGATAGTGCCGGAGTGCTTCTCCGGCCCGACCTACGGGGAGACGGTGAGGTTCAGGGGAGTCTTCGAGATCTCCCACGTCCTGGACTACCTGGAGGGGGGCGAGTTCACTAGATATGATCTTGGACTGGATGAGGGTGGCTACATAATCGTCAGGGAACCTCCTGTGGCCTCTCACTACCTCAGGGAGGATCCCGCATTCGAGGTGGCCGTGAGGAGGCTTGGGGACCTCGGGATACCGATCCTCAGGGTGAGGAGGGATGGATTCATCGAGCTCCCCTCGGGGGAGGTTGTGAGGGCAAGCCTCGACGGCCTCTCCCTCATAGCCAGGTCGGCCGGGGTCATCTCCGGCGGGGGCACCATGGCAAGAGAGGCGGCCCTGCTAGGGGTACCATCAATATCTCTCCTCCCCAGGGAGGAACCCTGTGTGAGCGGCCTGCTGATGAAAGCCGGCCTCATGTTCAAAGCTGGTCCATCAGATGTTGTGGAGACCTATAGAAGGGCTAGGGAGGAGTGGGAGGCTGGCAACCTCAAGGAGAGGGCTTGGAAATTCCTCAGTGTATGCGAGGACCCCGTGAGCGTGGTCATGGAAGT from Candidatus Korarchaeota archaeon NZ13-K carries:
- a CDS encoding DUF354 domain-containing protein, with the translated sequence MPGPDARVLRCQVLRGLQVPGAGHPAEPCDNLLSGPSPSGWARLRKLWIDVVNEAHARFWRRFLSRYRGPVLLTTRRKGSLVELLGKMLPGMSIAPVGEWGASDREKLLRYAERVEALALLLEGEEPCAAVSKGSVEQARVAFGLGIPLVAMNDNDLSPHVVTKLTFPLATVSIVPECFSGPTYGETVRFRGVFEISHVLDYLEGGEFTRYDLGLDEGGYIIVREPPVASHYLREDPAFEVAVRRLGDLGIPILRVRRDGFIELPSGEVVRASLDGLSLIARSAGVISGGGTMAREAALLGVPSISLLPREEPCVSGLLMKAGLMFKAGPSDVVETYRRAREEWEAGNLKERAWKFLSVCEDPVSVVMEVLRRFC